CGACGCTGCCGCCCATCGGGCCGTCGTAGCTGGGGGCGTCGTCCTGACGCGGAGCGCCGCCTCCGCCGCCACCACCGCCACGCGGGGCACCACCGCCGCCGCCGCCGCCGGGACCGCCGAGCATGGTCATCTCGTTGGCGATGATCTCGGTGCGGTAACGCTTCTGGCCTTCCTTGTCGGTCCAGTTGCGCGTCTGCAGGCGTCCCTCGATGTAGACCTGACGGCCCTTCGAGAGGTACTGGCCGCAGATGTCGGCGAGTTTGCCGAACACGACGATGTCGTGCCACTCGGTGCGGTCTTCCCAGTTGCCGTCCTGGGCCTTGCGGCGCTCATTGGTGGCAATGGAGAAGTTGGCCACGGGCATGCCCGAGCCGGTGTAGCGGACCTCCGGGTCTTTGCCCAAGTGTCCGATCAGCATGACTTTGTTGAGTGATCCTGCCATGGAAAAAATCGGCCCCACCCTTTCGGGCAGGGCCGTCCTTCTTGCTAAGGGTTAACGACGCACGGGACGCTTGCTCGCGCTGCGGCGAAGCTTGCGCAGCCGACGACGCTCGGCCTTCTGCTCTTTCATTCGCTTGAGCTCGGAAGGCTTCATGTAGTACTCGCGGCGACGCACTTCCTGCTTGATGCCGCTGCGGTCAACAAGCTTGCGAAAGCGACGGAGCGCTTTGTCGAACGGTTCGTTCTGGTCAACAACGATCTGTGCCATGAACTGAAAATTCACCTGCCTTCCCGGTCTTTGAGTTGCCCGGCTCTGCCCTTGGGGCGGCCGTGGCGCGACGCTGGGAGCCCTTCCCCGTGGGAGGGCCGCAGCAAGATAGACCATTCTGAGCGAAAGCCAAGGGGGGCCCGGCGCCCTGCCCCATCGCGGCCCAAACCGCCGGGAAAGCCGGAATTTCCGCCACAGAGGGGGCTGAAACGTGGACGTGGACGTGGACGTGGACGTGGACGTGGACGTGGAAAGCTGCCCGCTGATCATTTCACAAGGCAAGCCCGGAATCGTCCACGTCCACGACAAACGTCCACGAAAACGATAGACTCAAGCCCCAGTGGCAGCAGCGAATCCCTCCGCGGCAAAACGGCATCCAAGCTGGCGTTCAGCAGGCCAGCCAGAGGAGATCCCCCATGAGTCTCAGCACCGGCATCCAGGCCCCCGAATTCGAGGCCGATATCTGGAACGGCGAGAAGTTCCGTCTTTCCGAGCAGCGTGGCAGCAAGCTGTGGCTGGCGTTTTTCCGCTACGCCGCCTGCCCGCTGTGCAACCTGCGCGTCCACGACATCATCACCCGCTACGACGATCTCACCGCAAAGGGGATCAAGGTCGCGGCGGTCTTCCAGAGCCCCATGGATTCCATCGCCAAATACGTGGGCCAGCAGCAGCCGCCCTTCCCGCTGCTCTCCGACCCGGACGAAAAGCTCTACGGCCTCTATGAGCTGGAGACGAGCCTCGCCGGCTTCATGAGCCTCAAGAACG
The Chrysiogenia bacterium genome window above contains:
- a CDS encoding 30S ribosomal protein S21, whose translation is MAQIVVDQNEPFDKALRRFRKLVDRSGIKQEVRRREYYMKPSELKRMKEQKAERRRLRKLRRSASKRPVRR
- a CDS encoding single-stranded DNA-binding protein, which encodes MAGSLNKVMLIGHLGKDPEVRYTGSGMPVANFSIATNERRKAQDGNWEDRTEWHDIVVFGKLADICGQYLSKGRQVYIEGRLQTRNWTDKEGQKRYRTEIIANEMTMLGGPGGGGGGGAPRGGGGGGGGAPRQDDAPSYDGPMGGSV
- a CDS encoding AhpC/TSA family protein — translated: MSLSTGIQAPEFEADIWNGEKFRLSEQRGSKLWLAFFRYAACPLCNLRVHDIITRYDDLTAKGIKVAAVFQSPMDSIAKYVGQQQPPFPLLSDPDEKLYGLYELETSLAGFMSLKNVGRLKEAMAQGFKPGKPEGAKTRVPGDFLIDEKGIIQDAYYGEVIADHIPFERVDAFLK